A single Lathamus discolor isolate bLatDis1 chromosome 16, bLatDis1.hap1, whole genome shotgun sequence DNA region contains:
- the CPLANE2 gene encoding ciliogenesis and planar polarity effector 2 isoform X2, with protein sequence MSSQRAPVLEPGWLLTPPARPYLGSILHRNRRRVFGLLERPALPPGLAVPLVPYKLFLHGKSGVGKTALVAWLAGTPVPPVHHETLGIEVSTVYWPAKARASGRPVLFQLRFWDCGDGAMRKFEHLLPACKEEADAVLFLFSFTDRASFEELPAQMSRAMDPDGAGLVRVVVGTKFDLPAHADVSERDVAAFEEAQGVRVLRAGSAPGGTRGDRGGLARVSPILDALVESLWHRDQIAAGVAPEGEGSPPA encoded by the exons ATGTCATCGCAGAGGGCCCCGGTGCTGGAGCCGGGCTGGCTCCTGaccccccccgcccggccctACCTGGGCTCCATCCTGCACAGGAACCGGCGCCGGGTGTTCG GGCTGCTGGAGCGCCCGGCGCTGCCCCCCGGCCTCGCCGTCCCCTTGGTCCCCTACAAGCTCTTCCTGCACGGCAAGAGCGGCGTTGGCAAGACCGCGCTGGTGGCCTGGCTGGCGGGGACCCCCGTGCCCCCCGTGCACCACGAGACCCTCG GCATTGAGGTGAGCACCGTGTATTGGCCGGCCAAGGCTCGCGCCAGCGGCCGCCCCGTCCTGTTCCAGCTCCGGTTCTGGGACTGCGGCGATGGAGCCATGAGGAAGTTCGAGCATCTCCTGCCC GCCTGTAAGGAGGAGGCGGACGCCGTCCTCTTCCTGTTCTCCTTCACCGACCGCGCGTCCTTCGAGGAGCTGCCGGCGCAGATGAGCCGGGCGATGGATCCCGACGGAGCGGGGCTGGTCAGGGTGGTCGTGGGCACCAA ATTTGACCTGCCCGCACACGCGGATGTGTCGGAGCGGGACGTGGCGGCCTTCGAGGAGGCGCAGGGGGTGCGGGTGCTGCGGGCGGGCAGCGCCCCGGGGGGGACCAGGGGGGACCGGGGGGGCCTGGCCCGGGTCAGCCCCATCCTCGATGCCCTGGTCGAGAGCCTCTGGCACCGGGACCAAATCGCTGCCGGTGTCGCCCCGGAGGGTGAGGGGTCCCCCCCGGCCTGA
- the CPLANE2 gene encoding ciliogenesis and planar polarity effector 2 isoform X1, translating to MGAGAVVAVGGGSLRCPPQVPMSSQRAPVLEPGWLLTPPARPYLGSILHRNRRRVFGLLERPALPPGLAVPLVPYKLFLHGKSGVGKTALVAWLAGTPVPPVHHETLGIEVSTVYWPAKARASGRPVLFQLRFWDCGDGAMRKFEHLLPACKEEADAVLFLFSFTDRASFEELPAQMSRAMDPDGAGLVRVVVGTKFDLPAHADVSERDVAAFEEAQGVRVLRAGSAPGGTRGDRGGLARVSPILDALVESLWHRDQIAAGVAPEGEGSPPA from the exons ATGGGGGCAGGCGCGGTGGTGGCGGTGGGGGGGGGATCCCTCCGTTGTCCCCCCCAGGTGCCGATGTCATCGCAGAGGGCCCCGGTGCTGGAGCCGGGCTGGCTCCTGaccccccccgcccggccctACCTGGGCTCCATCCTGCACAGGAACCGGCGCCGGGTGTTCG GGCTGCTGGAGCGCCCGGCGCTGCCCCCCGGCCTCGCCGTCCCCTTGGTCCCCTACAAGCTCTTCCTGCACGGCAAGAGCGGCGTTGGCAAGACCGCGCTGGTGGCCTGGCTGGCGGGGACCCCCGTGCCCCCCGTGCACCACGAGACCCTCG GCATTGAGGTGAGCACCGTGTATTGGCCGGCCAAGGCTCGCGCCAGCGGCCGCCCCGTCCTGTTCCAGCTCCGGTTCTGGGACTGCGGCGATGGAGCCATGAGGAAGTTCGAGCATCTCCTGCCC GCCTGTAAGGAGGAGGCGGACGCCGTCCTCTTCCTGTTCTCCTTCACCGACCGCGCGTCCTTCGAGGAGCTGCCGGCGCAGATGAGCCGGGCGATGGATCCCGACGGAGCGGGGCTGGTCAGGGTGGTCGTGGGCACCAA ATTTGACCTGCCCGCACACGCGGATGTGTCGGAGCGGGACGTGGCGGCCTTCGAGGAGGCGCAGGGGGTGCGGGTGCTGCGGGCGGGCAGCGCCCCGGGGGGGACCAGGGGGGACCGGGGGGGCCTGGCCCGGGTCAGCCCCATCCTCGATGCCCTGGTCGAGAGCCTCTGGCACCGGGACCAAATCGCTGCCGGTGTCGCCCCGGAGGGTGAGGGGTCCCCCCCGGCCTGA